ACATTCAAGACCCAGGCAGGAAATGCGCCCAGAGCCAGAGCACCGAAACGGTAGGAAAAAGTTACATCCCCAATAATGTCGAAGGTCGTAAAGTTGATCCATTCAACGATATTAATTGGCGTGCCAACTCGTTCCGTTAGCTTCTGAACGAGTAGGCGGACGTGTGCGTTGATGCGCGACTCCTGTTCTGCAAGGACTGAGGTGCTAAAAGCGTGGCTAAGTTGCCGCCGAATCCGCCGATGTGTATTATATGGTGCCCCGATAATGctggcatcatcaccaggGAAGATGTAGCCAGCCTGTTTGGAGTATTCCTTCTCTTCTCCGCCAGATCGATATGCAAAGACCTGCTGCCATCCGACCGATCCATCTACCGCAATATGGTTAGGACCAATACGCACTGCTGGACCATATTTCTGATGGAGGATGGCCACGTGCTTAAGCCAAGTTCCGCTGATGTGTGCCATATAAAGATACGGCAGATAGCATATTGCTAGGAGTGGTGGGCCAGGGTACACTGAGAGCGGATGGAACCAGAGGCGGTATACTGCAACCGGTAATAAGAGCATACATAGAACTATCTATAAGAAAGTCTTAGCGTTTTGTTAAAAAAATGACTGTTGTCCATGAATATCGGGTGATCTTTGTCGACTCACAGCAACACTAACGAGTACCGTTAGGCTCGCAAGTCTGGCACCAAAAAGGACAGACGTAGCTTCTTGAGTGGCTGGCATATTGGGCTGAGGCCGAATCTGAGTAGCAATAACAGCACATTATTTCGTCGAAAGTTGCGACAAGTGCGACGTCTTCTTTATAATAACGGCATTCTCGTCTTGCCGACTTTTGTCGGAACTGTCCCGCTGACGGGTTAATCTGGGACAATACACCATCGCCAAGTGGCGAAAACCACCTAAAAGAGAGATGAAAAGTCGGTGTAACCCCCATTAGATATATGACAGTATGACGGAGCGTCCGAGATATCGTGGATAATCCGAGACTGAAGCCTCACCGCTAAATGGCGCGAATGAGCACAGTGGTCAGACGGACGGTAGACGCTGATATGCCACACAAAAAGCAAACATCGCACATTTTGAACGGAACATTGACCTGGTGACACAAAGTATAAACCAGTCACTACGCGGGATTTAAAACAAGCCGAGTTGAAACATATATCTAAAGCAGAACATTGTCGACACTTTTGCGAAACAAGCCGTGCGGACCCGATTACTGAACTGTCGTTCCCAAGTCTGTTAACCCTAAGTATGCGCTGGCATAAGAGAGTAGCTAATTAGGTCCTCTAACATTTCTTCCCCTATAAACTACTACAGTCGGTTCGCTCATGTACACTGGCCTGAATTTGACAGCCTCGTTTCCCGTGCCGAACGCAAAACTTCCTCAAACCTCACTGTACTTACGAGCTTGCTGTGCACGACTAATCAAAATGTGGCCTCAAAAGCGCATGTTTACACGTCAAGATGTGCAAGCCGAAACAACCGATGATGCCCCAATCTGTATTATCGACAGTATGGTGTTCAATCTTGCCTCGTTCCTTGAAACGCatcctggcggcgctgctgtccTGCGACAAGCTGGAGGACAGGATGCTACCGAATTATTCTTCAGCGTTCACCGTCAGGAGGTCTTGTTTCGCTATCCTGACCTATTTGTCGGTGGCATAAAGAACGAGAAGCCACAGACTATCATGCGGCGATCAGGAGAGCGAAGCCTCGTGCCATATGCTGAACCGCTCTGGCTTTCGCAACCCTTCCAAAGTCCGTACTATCAGGAGTCACATCGCCGATTGCAGAGAGCCCTTCGGATCTTTGTAGATGAAAGCCTGGCACCAGAAGCAGAAAAGTGTGAAATCACTGGTGACTACATCAGCCAAGAGATGATCCGACTGATGAGCAACCTCGGTATTCTGCACATGCGTCTAGGTCCTGGAGAGCACCTGGACGGTATGGAACTGATGGGTGGTGCCTTACACGGGGATGAGTTTGACTTTTTTCATAGCCTGATTGTTTCCCAGGAGTTATCGCGGCCGATGACACGGGGGTTTCAGGATGGCAACATGGCAGGCATGGTAATTGGGCTCACGCTGGTACTGAAATACGGCTCGCCGGCTATAAAGAGAAAAGTGGTGCAAGAGGTTCTAGCTGGCGAGAAAAAACTATGCTTGGCCATCACCGAGGCTTTTGCTGGCTCCGATGTCAGGAACCTGAAGACTGTTGCGCGCAAAACGGAAGACGGGAAGCATTACGTGGGTTTTTACTGCCTTCTCGGAACTTTCTGACCCAACACAAGCCATGTCAGGcttcttgttgttgcgcAAGGCTAACTCTAGGCTCGCCTCTAGGTTGTTAATGGAAGCAAGAAATGGATAACCAACGGCATGTGGTGTGACTACTTCGTCACGGCTGTACAAACTGGTGGATCCCTGAGCGTTTTGCTCGTCGAAAGAGGTCCCGGTCTCGAAACGAAGCCCATTCAGACGTCCTattccgctgctgctggtaccTCCTTTGTATCCTTTGCTAATGTTGTCGTTCCCATCGAGAACCTGATTGGTGAGGAAGATCAAGGCACGAAGCTGATCATGAGCAACTTTAATCATGAGCGATGGTCTATGGCCTGTATGCCCTCTAACATTGCCAAAAGAATTTCAAGCCACTGTGTCTAATAATGATTGGGCAGGCATATCGATTTCTATAGCGAGGATGATCGTTGAGGAGTGCCTTAAGTGGGCGAATCAGCGCAGGGCGTTTGGCAAAACGTTGATGGCACAGCCTGTTGTCCGACAAAAGTAACATTTGCAGCCCATTTACGGTCCGCTATAATAAAGAAAAGTACGCTAATACCATCCGTCTTACTAGGCTCGCAAAAATCATCATGCTGGTTGAAAGTAACCAGTCCTGGCTCGAGACAATTACGTTTCAGCTCTGTCAACTTCCACGGCATCAacacggccgcctccttgccGGCCCTATTGCTCTGCTGAAAACAAGCTGCACGCGTGCTGCGCATGTTATtgccgacgaagccgtccAGATTTGGGGAGGCCGTGGTCTGACCCAGTCGGGCATGGGAAAGTTTATTGAGCGATTCAATAGAACTCATGCCTTTGACAGCAttttgggaggcggcgagactATACTAAATGATCTGGCTGTTAGACAGTTGATGAAGGAATTTCCAAAGGCGGCATTGTAGGCATTATTATACCTTGACATTCTTCCCGGGTCTTTAAATAACTCAGCCAATCTCTCCCATCGTAAAGTCACCCTGGTCAAGGTGACTCTTAAACCATCCACGTACCTCCTTAAACTTATGCGACATGACATGGACCTTATATCCTTCAGGCCTTCTTAGATTCACAAATGCCTCCTCATCTAGAGCATTTTGACTCTGCCAAGCAGTTATAGCTTCAAAGTTCTTACACTGGTGCTCAATATTGAAATCAGGAAACGGGTGATCCACGGTATCTGTCCAGAAGTGCGTATATACGTCCGTACTAGCAGTACACATAATCTTCTGCGCGAGTAGCCATACACAGTGTGATAAATGGAGCTGGTGAATCTGTGTGGTTGTGTTAAATCCGCCTGGGTACGAATGAGCATAGTAGTAATCCCAGCGTGCCTCGCGCCGGAGGGCATCCAGACAGTGAAGCTGGTGGAACACATCGATCCGCCCGAAATAACTGTCATTTCCGTGGCCCCACTCAGACGGGATCTTTACGGATGTATCAGGGTCCTTGCCGATCGCTAAAACCTGCTTTCTTGTGAGGGGTACTGGCCGAGTATCATAGAGCGACTCCCATGCCTTATCAACTTCCGAGCTAGGCTCGCGACGGTAGACAATTGGGGGCTCTCTATTGAGAAGAGTTGCGTCCATACGTTTCGGAGAGATGCGGACGTCTATGTCGTCAAGTAGTGGCGCTAGTAAAGGTACCGTTCTTAGACAATGTTTCGATAAGAATTGTAAGAACGATAACTAACAAGGCATCGATAGGGCTTTAAGATGGTAGTTTCTCAACTGGTCGTCAATATGACTGGTATAGAGGGGAGCTTGTGGCTGTACAGAAATAAAGAACAGCGTGCTCGATATTATGAAAAGGATCATATTCAGCCATACGAGACACAGCAACGATCTTCGAGATTTTGAGACATGTTGATGTTGCTGATGCGACCTAATTTGCCACAGGGTCTTGCCGCCGGATTGCTGTTCATCATCTGGCTCCTTGATGGAGGAGTATTTCAGGTTTTTGCAGAGGGAAGGAAATAAAGCATTAGAAAAGCTTAACACTGACCTCATCGTGAGATCTAAGTGAAGGACACCGCTTTAGGGATATTTGGCCATCCAGTTTACCTCCTCTATTTAGCTCACCTGATGCTACAAtgctgtacagtacagtaaTATACGACCCGGTACGCTCTCCACAGCGATGCATGTTAGGTCTTTGCAACGATATTCCCAGCCGCCCCGTCAGCTGACCAACGACTGGGTCAGCACACACAGCATGAACCACCCGACGAACTTATCGTTGCGTCCTTCTTCTCGACGGGTGCTCGTAGGTATTATCTGTGCGGTATAAGACCATAGTGACTTACAGGCTGGTCGAGTTTCTCTTTCAATCCAGTGAGTCTTATTTGCTAGAGATCAGATATCGGAATGAACCGCCAAAATTTGCGCATGCGCATCTTTCGCCTTGTGTTTGCGTCGCTTCTAGCAACGACATGCGCTATCATGCTGGTGCCATTAGTGTTTGTCAAAATTGAACATATTGATTTTGCTTCTCGCTTCCAGGCCCCTGGCTGGGGACATAATGAGACACATAGCAGCTGTCACAGCAATCTCGGCACCCTTGGAACACGGGCAATCACATTCCTATTGGATTTGGAACATGACAAGAACAATAGCTCTCTCTTGCAACAACTCGAGCAATATCAGGGCAATGTATTCCTGCAGATGAAAGAAGTAGGACACCAGAAGCCGCTGCTCTATGGAATCTCAATGTTCCACCAGCTGCACTGCTTGGAGATCTTGAAAGCCGCTCTCCAGCGCAACACACCTGCGCATCATCCCTCGCATAAACGTTTCGGAAAGGGTATGGGGTTTGATCACGGAGCGCACGTCAGTCACTGTCTGAACTATATTGCTCAGGCACGTACACCCGGAGCTTCTGACACCTGGGGCAGGTTTAACTAATTAACGATCGACTAGGGAATTATGTGCGCCGCTGATGACACGATTGAGTCATCGTTCCCTATCGAGACGAGCCCGGGACAGCACATCCAGATCGTGAATGGCCATGGAATTGTACACAAATGCAGGGAATCGGCTGCTGTCTATGACGTCGCGATGGGCAGCCTAACAAGACCAATTTCATAACAACGGGGGCTGCAAGAGGGTGATACAGTACGAGGAGTTTAGGGAGATAGTATTAGTAATGAAAAGACTTAAGAACGAGGTATAGGAATCTTAATAATCTTAATACTAGGAGACCCTAGGGTTAAGTTATTATAGGTAGCGGTAGAAGCATTATAACCCTACGACAGGCTTACTTATAGTATAGAGTAGTGCTAGCCGCATAGATAGAAAGTACtagctatatagatattCTATATTTTAATTTTTCTTAGCCAATCTTATACTATATAGCCCGCTATACCTAAATAAAGTTTATAGCGCGGGTTAGCGTAGGGCTACCCTATTAAAACCGGTTATATAGTTAGGCCTATAGTATAATAGGTGCCTATACTAACttttaatactattataagtattatattataataccTTCAATActatactataatataagtaGCTATTGTATAGCTCTTATATAGGCCTACGACTATAATATAGATCTTAGTCTTCTTCTTAGTATATTTTAATAGCTTATCGATAAATAACTTACCGATAAGTAGCTTATTAATAAGTAGCTTACTAATAAGTAGCTTACTAATAAGTAGCTTACTAATAAGtagcttattaataaataacTTACCGCTAATAATAAGTTTCTTATAGGCTATAATACTAATAAGCTAATTAATAAGATTTTAATATAGGCTAGTTAATTAATAAGGTAGCTAATAATAACTTTATTAGGGCTGTGAGGTAAGACAAGAACAAACAGAGACGCGCGTGCCTGGAAACATCAGACTCACCCGCAGCAACCGCGCCCGTATGTCCGGGACCTTACGAATCAGCATGCCAGCGCGCGCTGCCCTGCTGGGCTCGCTTTGCTGGCCGTGTTTGGGGAAAAGTGCCAACATGGCCggggcagctcgccgccgatgatAGTCTGGCTGCCCAAGAGTCAGTCAAATTGAAAAGTAATAACGGTAGGCTGTCGCCACGCTCCGTCAGCTAGTCAGCCTGATGAAGTCGCTGCAACTCAGCCGAGGCGGCAATTGTGACAGGGCATACTGCTTGTGGAAATGGCTAAATCGGCGGGGTGATTACGACTATTCGAGTCGGTCGGTTATGGGCACGGCGAAGCTGCGAAAGATATCTAGACTTTTTGCTGCGGCAGCAGGAATCGCGACGCCTCGTACGTTCATGGTGCCGAAAATGAGGGGCAGCACGACAAAGAAGTCCAGATCAACCCGTCGGTGCACCAAGCGCCACCAACCTGGTGCGCAAATGCGCAAATGCTAGGGTGCATAACGCGGCGTCAATATCGAGAGCACGGGGCGAACCAGCACACCCGGCCGCGGTCGACGCTTTGTTGAACATAAACGCGGTCTCGGCAGTGCCGTGGCGGGCAGTGTCACCAGCCACTAAGTTAGTATATAGTACAGTACTATTGGTTAAATCTGCGCCAGGATCGTGCACTACAGACGCCAAGGGCAGACATCGCACGATCGCAGACCCAAGTTGGGGAAACTATTACCGCCCTATTGCATCAGCATCTAGAGATAACCGGGGCAATCGGACTAGACTGAGAGCTTGCTGGgccccctccgccgcgtATCGAAGCAGCCTAGCGTGCACGAGGTTGCTGGCGAGACTGCGAGCGACGAGAAGTAACCAGACGGTAGCATACATCAGAGGCTGCCTGTCATTGCCTGGAGGTCCACCTGTGTCTTGCATTCCGTACCGCCGCGAGACGGACAGCTAACTTTATATGACATTAGAGGCCCCGGTGACTAGACCAGGTGTGGGCGGATTGTATGCAATATCAATTGTGTGGTCGTTGGTTCTGTTATCTCGATGGCATCCAGGAGCACTAAGGCGCTGCTTACCTTAGGCGTTATAATTCCTCCGTGACCAAGTTTAGGCTATGTGAGCGCCCGCGTGTACCTTAACGAATATAGCAAGGGCAGTACCCTTTTACCGTAGTCTCTAGCCGAATGCAACTGGAGTTTAATAGACTTTATTGATATGTTGAATATCGTCTTTAGATATGGTGAAGGCCAGCTAACACCACGGGCTGAGACTATACTATAGATTGGAAAGTTGCTTCTCCCAAGGCGTGACTGTCTACTGAGTCCTGTGCGCATGCGCAGCCTTAGCCTTCTTTGCCTTTCTTGCCTTCTTtgccttcttccccttccttcctcgCTTTCCCTTGCCCTTCTTAGCACACTTCTTTCGCGACTTCCTCTTCCCCTGCCCTCTCGTCTCAAGTACCTCCCCGTTGTTCGTCTCGCCTTCGTCGTTAACGCGAGCAGCAATAGAGTTGGCTTCCTCTAAAGCCGTGACGGCTGACACGTCTTGTTCTTCATCACGGGCTGTGACAGAGTAGGCTTCTtccaaggccgaggagcgagGTACATTAGCCTCGGACACGTCGTCAACTTCTCTTACTGTGACGTCGTTTCGGTCCGAATCGAAGGCTGTGTCggcagctggcgcagctATGGTGGCGCCCAGGAGGCACGAGACAAGGAGCCAAGTGGAAGAGGCTTTCATTTTGCTCGGTAAATAGTGATGTAAAAAATATTGTTTTGAAGTTTGTAGAAGACTGTGAGTCTGAGTTGTGGAACTATCAAGTGATGAGTCTGAGATGTTGATTTGAATGCAATGGAACACCAGGGGACCTCAACGCCTTTATACCTGTTGAAGCTGTAGTGACCAGTGTAAGGGAACTCAAGTATAAGCATCAGCCTCCGTTGCCCAGCTGCGCGATTCTCACAAGTTGACGCAGTATGTGAGTCCCCCCTTTGTAGCGGCGCAGCCCTGGGCTGTGCACAGGAGTCTCTGAATTGTGGTTACTGTCTGCACTGCCTTAAAGGTGGCGAGGCGATTGGTAGTATGGCATAACGGTCCTCACAGGTTGATTCAGCGTATGAGCCCTGCCTACACAGCGGCGCAGCCTTGGGCTGTGCATAAGAGTTTCTAAGTGGCAGCGATTTGTTGCACTGCCATACCAGGGGCAAGAAAACTGGTACTAGACCAGTAGTGCCATGATATACAGCCTGGATCGAGGTGGCAGTGTGCTGGCTCAGTTCATTCGGATCAGTAGCTTTATGGTTTGCTTCGTATTTTAAGGGAGCCTTCGGTCTCGAATTCTTTCAAGGCTCAGTAATACGGGTTAATTAGTAACACGAATTAGTGAAGAGACCAAAATTGGTTAGTAATTTAATTTGAGTCGCGAAACCGCTTGCCTTGCTATAGACAAAACTCGTCTGCGTATGAGTATAGTTGATGTAAATGGTTTTTGCTCTCCTTAGCACTTAGACTGTATGCCTGAACTAACGTGGGGTGCTTTCACATGACTCGCTTCTAGCATAGCCCATAACAATAAAGACGGTAGAATACGTCTGGTATATCGTCCTGAAACACCTAACGAGTCATTTTCTGCCGCGTCCTGGCGTCTGGCATAGAGCAGCTATATGGCTTACAACGCCACTGGCTCATTCTCTCTAGTCGAGTGACAGTTTCGAAGGGGAAAAGAAGCTATTACTGAGTTACGATCAAGCAGTTAAACGAAACATAGTAGACTTCGGCCTACTATCTAATGTATTACCGCAattatatagtatatatataggggTAAAAAATGATATTCTATAATAGTGATATACGATCGTGATTTCTAGTAAGCGAAGAGCTACAATAGCTATGCGTTATAAGGTTAGTACCAGGTTAGGAAATCGGCGGGTGCTAGAGTAAATTCGTAGTTTACGTAGTTGTCGCACTTATTTGCAAATGGCATAACGATAGAGGTATAACTTAGTGAAAGGGCGTGTTGACTAGAGTGAGATACTGGCTAAGCCCTCTCGGCCGTTGGATACTTGTCTGCATTTCCGATGCGAGATATtacccgctgccgccaagaAGCAAGGCTCGGACAGATATATAGCAAGGCTCAGATGTACATCTTGTCGTTGCGCCACTAAACAGTCTATAAGCCATAATATACATAGCCTCTTAGTCACCCTCTACCATAAAGAACAGCGGTAATACTAAAATGGTACGAGAACTAACAGTGCTAAGTAGTCGCTCTTCTATGTAAGCTAATCGATGGTTAGCCTGGGCTCAAGTTTCAGGCTAGTAACAGCGGGAGATACAGGCGCTAAGCCTTGAATTGCCTAAACGCCATGCTGCGGTGACAGGTGAAACAATGATATATCCTCGGTAAGAGGCGCAGGTGGGTTAAGGCGTCAAGTATGAATGCAGCTTGTTTCATTATAGATATTTTGATACAATACGACAAATCTCTAAAAGCCGTTTCCCATTAAGTTGCGCCTGCAGACAGTTACATGTGTATATAAAGCCTTTACCATCCCCCAACCGATGTTTCATTCTTTTGTGCAGGCCCTCGGCTGGTTGTGCGGTAGTAAATATGCTGCAAACTGGTATCGGGCGTGTCCGGATAA
Above is a genomic segment from Purpureocillium takamizusanense chromosome 2, complete sequence containing:
- a CDS encoding uncharacterized protein (SECRETED:SignalP(1-19~SECRETED:cutsite=TIA-AP~SECRETED:prob=0.4286)), which codes for MKASSTWLLVSCLLGATIAAPAADTAFDSDRNDVTVREVDDVSEANVPRSSALEEAYSVTARDEEQDVSAVTALEEANSIAARVNDEGETNNGEVLETRGQGKRKSRKKCAKKGKGKRGRKGKKAKKARKAKKAKAAHAHRTQ